A genomic region of Catalinimonas niigatensis contains the following coding sequences:
- a CDS encoding transporter, translating into MERKEVYVISVKNYYLMTALEFDVLDELYFVVSFRHLQEELEMEEQTLKEALLALLQKGWVKCFKDASEEAMQHETEFEIKYKEYFYLASKKGLLAHNGRV; encoded by the coding sequence ATGGAAAGAAAGGAAGTATATGTGATCTCTGTAAAAAATTACTACCTCATGACAGCGCTTGAATTTGATGTATTAGATGAACTTTATTTTGTAGTAAGCTTTCGTCATTTACAGGAAGAATTGGAGATGGAAGAGCAAACACTGAAGGAAGCATTGCTGGCTTTACTCCAGAAAGGATGGGTCAAATGCTTCAAGGATGCTTCAGAGGAAGCTATGCAGCACGAAACAGAATTTGAGATTAAGTACAAAGAATATTTTTATCTGGCCAGCAAAAAGGGATTGCTGGCTCATAACGGAAGAGTGTAA
- a CDS encoding DUF4159 domain-containing protein, with protein sequence MKLNTCILLTLISILSFAEVHAQNGGIKIAKLKYNGGGDWYANKTALPNLIKFCNESIRTQLATEEEEVEVGSPELFLYPYIYMTGHGNVVFSEEEAENLRKYLISGGFLHIDDNYGLDEFVKIEMKKVFPELEFVELPDDHAIYNQKFNFPKGLPKIHEHDGNPSQGFGLMYEGRLVCFYSYESDLGNGWEDQRIHNDPEEVRQQALKMGANIIAFAFTQD encoded by the coding sequence ATGAAGTTGAACACTTGTATTCTGCTTACCCTCATCAGTATACTGAGCTTTGCAGAAGTACATGCTCAGAATGGAGGAATCAAAATTGCCAAACTTAAATATAATGGGGGAGGCGACTGGTATGCTAACAAAACGGCTTTGCCCAATCTTATCAAATTTTGTAATGAGTCTATCCGTACGCAATTGGCTACTGAGGAGGAAGAAGTGGAAGTAGGTAGCCCTGAATTGTTTTTATATCCCTACATCTACATGACTGGTCATGGGAATGTGGTTTTTTCTGAAGAAGAAGCTGAAAACCTGCGTAAATACCTTATTTCCGGCGGTTTTTTGCATATAGATGATAATTATGGCCTGGATGAGTTTGTCAAGATTGAGATGAAGAAAGTGTTTCCTGAACTGGAATTTGTAGAACTGCCAGACGATCATGCCATTTACAACCAGAAATTTAATTTTCCGAAGGGACTTCCTAAAATTCATGAACATGATGGGAATCCATCACAGGGGTTTGGGTTGATGTATGAAGGACGCTTGGTATGTTTCTATTCTTATGAAAGCGACCTGGGTAATGGCTGGGAAGATCAGCGTATACATAATGATCCTGAAGAAGTAAGACAACAGGCGCTAAAAATGGGAGCCAACATCATTGCTTTTGCTTTCACACAGGATTGA
- a CDS encoding CheR family methyltransferase, producing MQEIEIADIRRITEVVKSRYGYDFTDYAMSSFKRRIQRILELYKFASTEQLIKKIEEDTIFFETFLAEITVNVTEMFRDPSFWREVRDHIIPNILLNHDSFSIWHAGCSSGEEVISMAILLKEMDILHKVNIIATDIDKPILSKAMKAEYSLKNMELNEKNYIRFQGTESVRNYYEEKNGNAVFDRSLLERVSFRNFDLVKGNAFNKFDLILCRNVMIYFNQNLQNTVLKKLHESLFKYGYLAIGSKESLIWCEIANRFIVANNEEKIYKKIKE from the coding sequence ATGCAGGAAATAGAGATAGCCGATATAAGACGAATTACGGAAGTAGTCAAGAGCCGGTATGGTTATGATTTCACTGACTATGCCATGTCTTCCTTTAAAAGAAGGATACAGCGAATACTGGAACTGTATAAATTCGCTTCTACAGAGCAATTGATTAAAAAGATAGAGGAGGACACGATTTTCTTTGAGACTTTCCTGGCCGAAATCACCGTTAATGTGACAGAGATGTTTCGCGATCCTTCTTTCTGGAGGGAGGTTCGGGATCATATCATTCCCAATATACTCCTCAACCATGATAGCTTCAGTATCTGGCATGCCGGATGTTCATCCGGAGAAGAAGTCATCTCTATGGCTATTCTGCTCAAAGAGATGGACATATTGCATAAGGTAAATATCATTGCTACTGACATTGATAAGCCAATCCTGAGCAAGGCCATGAAAGCCGAATATTCTCTAAAGAATATGGAGTTAAATGAAAAGAACTACATACGTTTTCAGGGTACTGAATCTGTCAGAAACTATTATGAAGAAAAGAATGGCAATGCTGTATTTGACCGATCTCTGCTAGAGCGGGTGTCTTTCAGAAATTTTGATCTGGTGAAGGGAAATGCTTTTAATAAGTTTGATCTGATCCTGTGTCGTAATGTGATGATCTATTTCAACCAAAACCTGCAAAATACTGTACTGAAAAAGCTACATGAAAGTTTGTTCAAATATGGTTATCTGGCAATAGGGTCTAAAGAATCTCTGATCTGGTGTGAAATTGCGAATCGCTTTATCGTAGCCAACAATGAAGAGAAAATCTACAAAAAGATAAAAGAATAG
- a CDS encoding acyl-CoA desaturase, translated as MIIIAFFIAHWYFSLFCQTFFLHRYAAHKLFTMTPFWERFFFIFTWMWQGSSYLSPRAYAILHRMHHAYSDTEHDPHSPHHSENLFDMMWKTKNIYNGYVNHDVEPEPRFAKDLPEWDAFEKVAENWMVRVAWGVAYSLFYIWAISIAQLPGTHWLMYGLLPIHYLMGPIHGAIVNWCGHMYGYSNYDNRDKSKNTLVFDFLMLGELFQNNHHRLPKRLDFAAKWFEIDPSYPVIRMLEKFQIIKIKKLKKA; from the coding sequence GTGATTATTATTGCATTCTTTATTGCCCACTGGTATTTCTCTTTGTTCTGCCAGACCTTTTTTCTGCATCGTTATGCAGCCCATAAGCTATTTACGATGACACCCTTTTGGGAGCGTTTCTTCTTCATCTTTACCTGGATGTGGCAGGGCTCATCTTATCTGAGTCCCAGAGCCTATGCTATCCTTCACCGTATGCACCATGCCTACAGCGATACCGAGCATGATCCTCACTCTCCTCATCATAGCGAAAATTTATTTGACATGATGTGGAAGACCAAAAACATTTATAATGGCTATGTAAACCATGATGTAGAACCTGAGCCCCGTTTTGCTAAGGATCTTCCTGAGTGGGATGCTTTTGAGAAAGTAGCAGAAAACTGGATGGTACGTGTTGCCTGGGGTGTAGCTTACAGCCTTTTCTACATCTGGGCTATCTCTATCGCTCAACTGCCTGGTACACACTGGCTGATGTACGGCTTGCTGCCGATCCACTATTTGATGGGACCTATACACGGAGCCATTGTTAACTGGTGTGGACATATGTACGGTTACAGCAACTACGATAACCGCGACAAATCAAAAAACACTTTGGTGTTTGACTTTCTGATGCTGGGTGAGTTGTTCCAGAATAACCACCACCGTCTGCCTAAGCGCCTGGACTTTGCAGCCAAGTGGTTTGAAATTGACCCTAGCTACCCGGTAATTAGAATGCTGGAAAAATTCCAGATTATTAAAATTAAAAAGCTGAAAAAAGCTTAA
- a CDS encoding M16 family metallopeptidase translates to MALDRKVAPPARPIRHVDFLEAETTLLSNGIPVHMIRSGKQAVVGLELVFRHGGIRHGNKNGVAFFTFKMLAEGTQQKDSDTISNEIDKYGAFLQLSPGLDYSSVDLYMLSRYADPLLATLRELITESTFPAGELRKLKKIQQQHLRVNNKKSSVLASKTFKATLFGEQHPYGASLTEEAITAIEQEDLRTFFQHHLKNKLEIIVSGDVSTEVLEAIESHFGDLPIVEAYPTEDKLPPTALSMDKRVIVERSDNLQSSIRMGRPLFTKAHSDYHKMQVLNTILGGYFGSRLMRNIREDKGLTYGISSGLVSLCDAGYFVIGTEVKKENTAHVFEEIYKEMAYLREVPLGDTELNTVKNYMAGRLLSSVDTPFALAEKFKNIHLYGLTYNFYKNHLNTINTIDAASLQEMAQKYLTEENMREVVVGAY, encoded by the coding sequence ATGGCATTAGACAGAAAAGTAGCCCCTCCTGCCAGACCTATACGTCACGTGGATTTTCTGGAGGCAGAAACAACGCTGCTATCCAATGGAATTCCGGTGCATATGATCAGATCAGGTAAGCAGGCGGTAGTTGGTTTGGAGTTGGTATTCAGACATGGAGGCATCAGGCATGGGAATAAAAACGGAGTGGCTTTTTTTACCTTTAAAATGTTGGCTGAAGGAACTCAGCAAAAAGACTCTGATACAATCTCTAACGAAATAGATAAGTATGGGGCCTTTTTACAACTTTCGCCCGGTCTGGATTATTCTTCTGTAGACCTCTATATGTTGAGCAGGTATGCAGATCCGTTGCTGGCTACCCTTAGGGAGTTGATTACTGAGTCTACTTTTCCGGCCGGTGAACTTCGTAAGTTAAAGAAGATTCAGCAGCAGCATTTGCGGGTAAATAATAAAAAATCTAGTGTACTGGCTTCCAAGACATTTAAAGCTACTCTGTTTGGAGAACAACATCCATATGGAGCCTCGCTTACTGAAGAGGCAATCACTGCGATTGAGCAGGAAGACCTGCGGACTTTTTTTCAGCATCATTTAAAGAATAAATTAGAGATTATTGTATCAGGAGATGTAAGTACTGAAGTATTAGAGGCTATAGAATCACACTTTGGAGATTTGCCAATAGTAGAAGCCTACCCTACAGAAGATAAGCTTCCTCCAACCGCTCTCTCCATGGATAAAAGAGTTATCGTAGAAAGATCTGATAACCTGCAATCTTCCATTCGTATGGGACGCCCTCTTTTTACCAAGGCTCACTCTGATTATCATAAAATGCAAGTGCTAAATACAATATTGGGAGGTTACTTTGGGTCTCGTCTGATGCGGAATATCAGGGAGGATAAAGGGCTTACTTATGGCATTAGTTCAGGACTGGTTTCATTGTGTGATGCCGGTTATTTTGTGATAGGTACTGAGGTAAAAAAAGAAAATACGGCTCATGTATTTGAAGAAATATATAAGGAAATGGCTTATTTACGCGAAGTTCCGCTAGGCGATACGGAACTAAATACCGTAAAAAACTACATGGCAGGAAGATTACTCTCATCTGTTGACACACCTTTTGCTTTGGCTGAAAAGTTTAAAAATATCCATCTCTATGGACTTACTTATAATTTCTATAAAAACCATCTAAATACCATCAATACCATTGATGCTGCAAGCTTGCAAGAGATGGCTCAAAAGTACCTTACCGAAGAAAATATGCGGGAAGTGGTTGTAGGAGCTTATTAA
- a CDS encoding GAF domain-containing protein has protein sequence MQAITKKLGVTFTLLFFVGMAFSIYTFYMLPEQMIREVQVVDLKVVGQLQPILFQVYLAVGATAMMGLLAITSLILANRSYMDRRGSTSKEVKNTRELAKKDQEVHDAEEEAITIDHEAIESIIASETDATLIFTKAMAVICKELEASQAAAYIARQKKDTHYIELFATYAYHLPEGEKKTFRYGEGLAGQVAKEGKLINIDAVPEGYIQILSGLGNASPRHLIIIPLKEADTVVGIVEIASFHAFKHQHEMELQQAFDKLALKLVNDDNVSLEKAKR, from the coding sequence ATGCAAGCTATTACCAAGAAGCTAGGCGTTACCTTTACCCTTTTATTCTTTGTAGGGATGGCGTTCTCAATCTATACTTTTTATATGCTACCTGAGCAGATGATACGAGAAGTTCAAGTAGTTGACTTAAAAGTAGTAGGACAGTTACAACCCATATTATTTCAAGTTTATCTTGCTGTAGGAGCAACTGCAATGATGGGCCTGCTCGCCATCACTTCATTGATTTTAGCTAATCGTTCTTATATGGATAGAAGAGGAAGCACTTCTAAAGAAGTGAAAAACACAAGAGAGCTAGCAAAAAAAGATCAGGAGGTGCATGATGCTGAAGAAGAAGCAATAACTATTGATCATGAGGCTATAGAAAGTATTATTGCCTCTGAAACGGATGCTACTCTCATATTTACAAAAGCAATGGCTGTCATATGCAAAGAACTGGAAGCCAGCCAAGCAGCAGCTTATATAGCGCGGCAGAAAAAAGATACACATTATATAGAGTTGTTTGCTACTTATGCATATCATTTGCCAGAAGGTGAAAAGAAAACTTTTCGTTATGGAGAGGGGCTGGCCGGACAAGTAGCCAAAGAAGGCAAATTAATAAATATTGATGCTGTTCCTGAAGGTTATATTCAGATTCTTTCGGGTCTAGGGAATGCCTCTCCCCGTCATTTGATCATCATCCCTCTCAAAGAGGCAGACACAGTGGTAGGTATAGTAGAAATTGCTTCCTTTCATGCTTTTAAACATCAGCATGAGATGGAACTACAACAAGCTTTTGACAAACTGGCACTAAAACTTGTAAATGATGACAATGTAAGTTTAGAAAAAGCTAAGCGTTAA
- a CDS encoding HAD family hydrolase encodes MNSNIAIIFDMDGVIVDNHQYHLKSWLQFFDKHNVAMTEEEYKQKVNGRTMEEILTTFINKDLSKKELRALGEEKEAVYRDMYRPHIKPVDGLVEFLEELKVRNVPRAVATSAPPANVNFTMESTGLRQFFPTIVDDTMVTKGKPNPEVYLTAAQKLEMPPERCIVFEDAILGMQAGKNAGMKVIAVATTHSRKELEAENTDYIVDDFCELTVEKLFAELNL; translated from the coding sequence ATGAATAGTAATATCGCAATCATTTTTGATATGGATGGGGTAATTGTTGATAACCATCAATACCACCTTAAATCCTGGCTCCAGTTTTTTGATAAACATAATGTTGCCATGACCGAAGAAGAATATAAGCAGAAAGTGAACGGACGTACAATGGAAGAGATTCTAACCACTTTTATAAATAAAGACCTTTCAAAAAAGGAACTTCGGGCACTTGGCGAGGAGAAAGAAGCGGTTTATCGCGACATGTACCGCCCTCATATCAAACCTGTAGATGGACTAGTCGAATTTCTAGAAGAACTTAAAGTCAGGAACGTGCCCAGGGCAGTAGCTACCTCAGCTCCACCCGCTAATGTCAATTTTACGATGGAGTCTACCGGCTTACGTCAGTTTTTCCCTACCATCGTGGATGATACGATGGTCACCAAAGGTAAACCTAATCCTGAGGTCTATCTCACAGCTGCCCAAAAATTAGAGATGCCCCCTGAGCGCTGCATTGTTTTTGAGGATGCCATCCTGGGTATGCAGGCAGGAAAAAATGCAGGGATGAAAGTGATTGCCGTGGCTACTACCCATTCCCGAAAAGAATTGGAGGCCGAAAATACAGATTATATAGTGGACGATTTTTGTGAATTAACAGTAGAAAAGTTATTCGCTGAGCTCAATTTGTAA
- a CDS encoding chemotaxis protein CheB: MSQYNLSNIYKAVVIGGSAGSFQGVTKILSQLPEDFELPIIMCLHRLKHVRNGFVEALSIKSIKEVTEPADKESIKKGGVYLAPSNYHLSVELGNRFSLSTEEMVNNSRPSIDITLETAAYVFKNKLIGILLSGANRDGAIGMMKIKQKGGMTLVQDPEECMIDTMPNAALQVTEIDHVLKIDQILDFLIELNKQYK, translated from the coding sequence ATGAGCCAGTACAATTTAAGCAATATATACAAGGCCGTTGTCATAGGAGGGTCTGCAGGAAGTTTCCAGGGAGTGACTAAGATTTTATCACAGTTGCCTGAAGACTTTGAGCTTCCTATCATTATGTGCCTGCACCGTCTTAAACATGTGCGTAATGGTTTTGTGGAAGCTTTATCTATCAAAAGCATCAAAGAGGTGACAGAGCCTGCTGATAAAGAAAGTATTAAAAAAGGAGGTGTCTATCTGGCTCCATCAAACTATCACCTTTCAGTGGAACTGGGAAACAGGTTTTCTCTTTCTACCGAAGAAATGGTCAATAACTCCCGGCCTTCTATAGACATTACGCTGGAAACCGCTGCTTATGTATTTAAAAATAAATTGATAGGCATTTTACTTTCGGGAGCTAACCGGGATGGGGCGATTGGTATGATGAAGATCAAGCAAAAAGGGGGAATGACCCTTGTGCAAGATCCTGAAGAATGTATGATTGATACTATGCCTAATGCTGCTTTGCAAGTTACAGAAATTGATCATGTATTGAAAATAGATCAGATACTGGATTTTCTTATTGAATTAAACAAACAATACAAATAA
- a CDS encoding glycosyltransferase, whose protein sequence is MVIVISLLTLFYCILTVWLWYHWQKITVFDPADSENRSEKVSVIIPIRNEAKTILSLLEDIDHQSSTDGSHFSPQQLEVIVVDDQSEDDSVALVESYKSENFQLHLLALELPEKFVGSHKKLAISQAIASAQGDIIMTTDGDCHLGPQWITTILHFLRAQNAVMVSAPVTFEQGKTRFEQLQLIEFASLIGAGAACMQAGIPNMCNGANLTFTKKAFLEVKGYEGSMHIPSGDDEFLMQKLHQRYPGQIYFLKNKEAVVHTAAQKSIKHFYHQRKRWAGKWKLHKSITTALLALGIFTFHALFIAACILTLTGAFPWKILLFLVTIKGIAEFVFLENVLNAMDKKLSILNFLVLQLIYSPYAVFFGIVANFGGYQWKERKYM, encoded by the coding sequence ATGGTAATTGTAATAAGTCTGCTCACCTTATTCTATTGTATACTCACAGTTTGGCTATGGTATCATTGGCAGAAAATAACAGTTTTTGATCCCGCTGACAGTGAAAACAGGTCTGAGAAGGTAAGCGTCATTATTCCGATACGTAATGAGGCAAAAACGATCCTATCCCTGCTGGAAGATATTGACCACCAAAGCAGTACTGACGGATCGCATTTTTCTCCTCAGCAGCTCGAGGTAATTGTAGTAGATGACCAATCTGAAGATGATTCGGTTGCTTTGGTTGAATCCTATAAGAGTGAGAACTTTCAGCTTCATCTGTTGGCCCTGGAGTTGCCTGAAAAATTTGTAGGTTCGCATAAAAAACTGGCCATCAGCCAGGCTATTGCTTCTGCCCAGGGAGATATCATCATGACTACCGATGGCGACTGCCATCTGGGGCCTCAATGGATAACGACCATACTCCACTTTTTGAGAGCACAAAATGCTGTAATGGTATCTGCACCGGTAACGTTTGAACAGGGAAAAACAAGGTTTGAACAATTGCAATTGATAGAGTTTGCCAGTCTGATTGGTGCAGGAGCAGCCTGTATGCAGGCAGGTATTCCCAATATGTGCAATGGGGCAAATCTTACTTTTACCAAAAAAGCATTTCTGGAAGTCAAAGGATATGAGGGAAGCATGCATATTCCTTCCGGTGACGATGAATTTCTGATGCAGAAGTTACACCAGCGGTATCCGGGACAAATCTACTTTCTGAAAAACAAAGAAGCGGTTGTACATACAGCAGCCCAGAAGAGTATAAAACACTTTTATCATCAACGTAAACGCTGGGCGGGCAAATGGAAGTTGCACAAAAGCATTACTACTGCCTTGTTGGCATTAGGTATATTTACTTTTCATGCCTTGTTCATCGCCGCATGTATATTGACCCTGACAGGAGCGTTTCCCTGGAAAATTCTTCTTTTTTTAGTAACAATCAAAGGTATAGCAGAATTTGTATTCCTTGAGAATGTGCTCAATGCTATGGATAAAAAACTGTCAATATTAAACTTTCTTGTGCTTCAGTTAATTTATTCTCCGTATGCTGTTTTCTTTGGGATAGTCGCTAACTTTGGCGGCTATCAATGGAAAGAAAGGAAGTATATGTGA
- a CDS encoding DUF3616 domain-containing protein has translation MSTPKHEKILLQFDEESNIADCKIRSELSTVARTGSNLWLAFDEGAGLERLSINDKGYANHTRFLLSDYINLPASGEEIDIEGIAYANHYLWLVGSHSLKRDKPDDKDETISKRIKSLSKVKNDPNRYTIARIPVILNKKTGTYELFKKHPHPEKPDKILAAAKVKAGKKHSKLSKTLKKDKHVGPFMHLPGKDNGMDIEGIAVHGERIMLGLRGPVLRGYAMILEIAVKEKKKGKLKLKKIGKHKNRYRKHFVHLRGMGIRELAYAGDDLLILAGPTMDCDGTIALYRMKGGPENAKESIMQEEQVEQLFNIAMGHETPYGKDKAEGITLTEDHSIMVVYDAPADARLVGESDAYADIFEYK, from the coding sequence ATGAGCACACCAAAGCACGAAAAAATACTTCTTCAGTTTGATGAAGAGAGTAATATTGCTGATTGCAAGATTAGAAGCGAACTCTCTACCGTTGCCCGTACTGGAAGTAATCTCTGGCTGGCCTTCGACGAAGGTGCCGGCCTGGAAAGGCTCAGCATTAACGATAAAGGGTATGCAAACCACACGCGTTTCTTATTAAGTGATTATATTAACCTGCCAGCTAGTGGTGAAGAAATTGATATTGAAGGTATTGCTTATGCAAACCATTACCTTTGGCTGGTTGGATCTCATAGCCTCAAACGTGATAAGCCAGATGATAAAGATGAGACTATTTCAAAACGGATCAAATCGCTTAGCAAGGTAAAGAATGATCCTAACCGCTATACTATCGCCCGCATTCCCGTTATTTTGAACAAAAAAACTGGGACTTATGAACTGTTTAAAAAACATCCTCATCCTGAAAAACCTGACAAGATTCTGGCAGCTGCTAAAGTCAAAGCGGGGAAAAAACATAGTAAACTTAGTAAGACCCTAAAAAAAGATAAGCATGTTGGTCCTTTTATGCACCTGCCCGGAAAAGATAATGGAATGGACATAGAAGGCATAGCAGTGCATGGAGAGCGTATTATGCTAGGCCTGCGTGGTCCTGTGCTCAGAGGGTATGCTATGATTCTTGAGATAGCGGTAAAAGAAAAAAAGAAAGGTAAGCTCAAGCTGAAAAAGATCGGAAAGCATAAGAATAGGTACCGTAAGCACTTTGTTCACCTGAGAGGTATGGGGATAAGAGAACTTGCTTATGCAGGTGATGATTTGCTTATCCTTGCTGGGCCTACTATGGACTGTGACGGTACTATTGCCCTTTACCGTATGAAAGGTGGACCTGAAAATGCCAAAGAAAGTATCATGCAGGAAGAGCAGGTAGAACAGCTTTTTAACATTGCCATGGGGCACGAAACTCCTTATGGCAAAGATAAAGCTGAAGGTATTACCCTCACTGAAGATCATAGCATTATGGTGGTATACGACGCTCCGGCAGACGCACGTTTGGTAGGTGAAAGCGATGCTTATGCAGATATTTTTGAATACAAATAA
- the ruvC gene encoding crossover junction endodeoxyribonuclease RuvC translates to MQKEDLQEKIILGIDPGTQIMGYGVLMISYDHHKHKQLELLQYGVIRLAKYKQHELKLKKIFDRILGLIDQYTPDEMALEAPFYGKNVQSMLKLGRAQGVAMAAALSRQIPIVEYAPKKVKQSVTGNGNASKEQVAHMLQNLLKFPEQPSAEQQLLDATDALAVALCHHYQKSTPVRQAKSWKAFLADNPDRIKG, encoded by the coding sequence ATGCAAAAGGAAGATTTGCAGGAAAAAATAATTTTAGGAATTGATCCCGGCACCCAAATCATGGGCTATGGAGTACTCATGATCAGCTATGACCATCACAAGCACAAACAGCTTGAGTTGCTACAGTACGGAGTCATTCGCCTGGCCAAATATAAACAACACGAGCTAAAGCTAAAAAAAATATTTGACCGCATACTTGGTCTGATCGATCAGTATACTCCAGATGAAATGGCATTAGAGGCTCCTTTCTATGGAAAAAATGTCCAGTCTATGCTCAAGTTGGGCCGGGCACAGGGAGTAGCGATGGCAGCAGCGCTGAGCCGCCAGATTCCAATCGTAGAGTATGCACCCAAAAAAGTAAAACAGTCGGTCACAGGAAACGGCAATGCTTCTAAAGAACAAGTAGCCCATATGCTACAGAATCTCCTAAAATTTCCTGAGCAGCCTTCTGCTGAGCAACAGCTTCTGGATGCTACCGATGCTCTGGCGGTAGCGCTCTGCCATCATTATCAAAAATCCACTCCGGTTCGGCAAGCTAAAAGCTGGAAGGCATTCCTGGCAGATAACCCTGACCGTATCAAAGGATAA
- a CDS encoding energy transducer TonB — protein MEAKKTSPFNLETKRGLHLSIGLVISVAIVTLAFEWKSYERGPIVDLGTQEIEFDEQKPIPATIQNPPPPPITLPKIVEIPNEEEPDIYLDFTLDIDIDEETAIAEYVPAEIPEEQPDDTPFIFVEEDPAPADGMKSFYTYLSKNLNYPQKAIRNNIEGKVYVQFVVNTDGSITDLKVLKGISPECDQEAMRVLANAPKWKPGKQRGRAVRVQMSMPIVFSLQ, from the coding sequence ATGGAAGCAAAGAAAACCTCCCCCTTTAACCTGGAAACCAAAAGAGGCCTGCACCTCAGTATTGGACTGGTCATCAGTGTAGCCATTGTTACCCTGGCTTTTGAGTGGAAGTCTTATGAAAGAGGACCTATCGTGGATTTAGGAACCCAGGAAATAGAGTTTGACGAACAAAAGCCTATTCCTGCAACAATTCAAAATCCTCCTCCCCCACCAATCACTTTACCTAAGATTGTAGAAATACCCAATGAAGAAGAACCGGATATATATCTGGACTTCACCCTTGACATAGATATTGACGAAGAAACGGCTATTGCGGAGTATGTACCTGCCGAAATTCCCGAGGAGCAGCCAGATGATACGCCCTTCATTTTTGTGGAAGAAGATCCGGCTCCAGCCGATGGGATGAAATCATTTTATACCTACCTGAGCAAAAATTTAAATTATCCACAAAAGGCGATAAGAAACAATATAGAAGGAAAAGTGTACGTGCAGTTTGTCGTCAATACCGATGGCTCAATCACTGATCTTAAGGTACTGAAAGGCATCAGTCCTGAGTGTGATCAGGAAGCCATGCGCGTGCTAGCCAATGCCCCCAAGTGGAAACCCGGTAAGCAAAGAGGCCGAGCAGTAAGGGTGCAAATGAGTATGCCCATTGTATTTAGTCTTCAATAA